A single genomic interval of Bacillus sp. es.036 harbors:
- the hrcA gene encoding heat-inducible transcriptional repressor HrcA: MLTERQLFILQLLINDYIQTAEPVGSRTISKREDVTFSSATIRNELADLEEMGYIEKTHSSSGRVPSEKGYRFYVDHLLSPPVLSKKDVNNIHSLFAERMVEVEKVIQQSAGILSELTQYTSIILGPEVFETRLRQIQIIPLSKDTAVVILVADSGHVENRTMKIPASVSMSDIEKVVNIMNERLKDVPLISLKSTMMKEMATVLKKHIENYNQVNTMLESLFLYTNAEKVYYGGKTNILTQPEFKDIDKVRLLLNTFEQDDVMYNILRPEKNGIEVKIGQENDLEAMQHCSIVTADYFIEGKRMGSIALLGPTRMEYQRSMSILGFLANDLTKTLTDRYQSFKHW, from the coding sequence ATGTTAACAGAACGTCAACTATTCATTTTGCAGTTGTTAATTAACGACTATATTCAAACGGCAGAACCGGTTGGATCACGAACGATTTCAAAACGTGAAGACGTTACTTTTAGCTCTGCAACTATTCGCAACGAACTTGCAGATCTTGAAGAGATGGGTTATATCGAGAAGACGCATAGCTCTTCTGGCAGAGTACCATCCGAAAAAGGCTATCGCTTTTATGTTGATCATCTTCTATCTCCACCTGTGCTTTCAAAAAAAGACGTGAATAACATTCATTCTCTTTTTGCTGAGAGAATGGTGGAAGTAGAAAAAGTGATTCAGCAATCTGCGGGGATCCTTTCTGAACTCACTCAATATACGTCAATTATTCTTGGACCTGAGGTTTTTGAAACAAGACTTCGCCAGATACAAATTATTCCTTTATCCAAGGATACAGCTGTCGTTATTTTAGTAGCTGACAGTGGGCATGTTGAGAATCGAACGATGAAAATTCCCGCATCGGTTAGCATGTCTGATATTGAAAAAGTTGTTAACATTATGAATGAGCGCTTGAAGGATGTGCCACTTATTTCCTTGAAGTCTACCATGATGAAAGAAATGGCAACTGTTTTGAAGAAGCATATCGAGAATTACAATCAAGTGAATACAATGCTTGAAAGTCTTTTCCTCTATACGAATGCAGAGAAAGTTTATTACGGAGGTAAGACAAATATTCTTACTCAACCTGAGTTTAAAGACATAGACAAAGTCAGGTTATTACTTAATACGTTCGAACAAGATGATGTGATGTATAATATTCTTCGTCCGGAGAAAAACGGAATCGAAGTTAAAATTGGTCAAGAAAATGATCTTGAAGCGATGCAACACTGTAGTATTGTGACAGCAGATTATTTTATTGAAGGAAAACGAATGGGCTCCATTGCTTTACTAGGACCGACTAGAATGGAGTATCAACGGTCAATGAGCATTCTAGGTTTCCTTGCTAATGACCTTACAAAGACGCTTACGGATCGATATCAAAGTTTCAAACACTGGTAA
- the grpE gene encoding nucleotide exchange factor GrpE: protein MEKQNSHQEEEELLTEEEENLEQNAEENDEPEVIEVSETNENEELENLQQQVEELENKYMRTQAEYDNFRRRTREERSADAKYRSQKLAEELLPAMDNFERALAVQSDNEQVTSLLTGMEMVYRQLKEALANEGVEEVGTVGESFNPHLHQAVMQVESDEHDSDVVVEVLQKGYQLNDRVLRPAMVKVSS, encoded by the coding sequence GTGGAAAAGCAAAACAGTCATCAAGAGGAAGAAGAGCTTCTAACTGAAGAGGAAGAGAATCTTGAGCAAAATGCTGAAGAGAATGATGAACCTGAAGTGATTGAAGTATCTGAAACCAATGAAAATGAAGAGCTTGAAAACTTGCAACAGCAAGTAGAAGAGCTTGAGAATAAATATATGCGCACACAGGCAGAGTACGATAACTTCCGACGTAGAACACGTGAAGAACGAAGTGCAGATGCTAAATACCGTTCTCAGAAATTGGCTGAAGAGCTACTTCCAGCAATGGATAACTTCGAACGTGCACTAGCTGTTCAAAGTGATAATGAGCAAGTAACGTCATTGCTTACTGGAATGGAAATGGTATATCGTCAGTTAAAAGAAGCACTTGCAAATGAAGGTGTTGAGGAAGTTGGTACTGTAGGAGAATCCTTCAACCCGCATCTCCATCAAGCAGTTATGCAGGTTGAATCAGATGAACATGATTCAGATGTGGTTGTAGAGGTCTTACAAAAAGGCTATCAATTAAACGATCGCGTCCTTCGACCAGCAATGGTAAAGGTAAGCTCTTAA
- the dnaK gene encoding molecular chaperone DnaK — MSKIIGIDLGTTNSCIAVMEGGEATVIPNPEGSRTTPSVVAFKDEERLVGEVAKRQAITNPNTIQSIKRHMGTDHKVDVEDKSFSPQEISAIILQKLKSYAEDYLGEGVEKAVITVPAYFNDAERQATKDAGKIAGLEVERIVNEPTAAALAYGLDKEDEDQTILVFDLGGGTFDVSILELGGGVFEVKSTAGDNRLGGDDFDQVIIDHLVAEFKKDTGVDLGQDKMALQRLKDAAEKAKKDLSGVAQTQISLPFITADASGPKHLELNLTRAKFEELSANLVERTMAPTRQALKDAGMSPSELDKVILVGGSTRIPAVQDAIKKETGQDPHKGVNPDEVVALGAAIQAGVIAGDVKDVVLLDVTPLSLGIETMGGVFTKLIERNTTIPTSKSQTFSTAADNQPSVDIHVLQGEREMAQYNKTLGRFQLTDIPPAPRGTPQIEVSFDIDKNGIVNVRAKDLGTNKEQSITIKSSSGLSDDEIENMVKDAEANAEDDKKRREEVETRNEADQLVFTTEKTLKDLEGQVEEEEVTKANEAKDKVKAALENDDIEAIRTAKDELQEIVQALSMKVYEQAAQAQQAQAGEEGGAEQADDNVVDAEYEEVDDDKK, encoded by the coding sequence ATGAGTAAAATTATTGGTATTGACTTAGGTACAACAAACTCTTGTATCGCTGTAATGGAAGGCGGAGAAGCTACCGTTATCCCTAACCCGGAAGGTAGCCGTACAACACCATCTGTCGTTGCATTTAAAGATGAAGAACGTCTGGTAGGTGAAGTTGCGAAGCGTCAAGCAATTACAAACCCTAACACAATTCAATCAATCAAACGTCATATGGGTACGGATCATAAAGTAGATGTTGAGGATAAATCATTTTCTCCTCAAGAAATTTCTGCAATCATCCTACAAAAACTAAAATCATACGCTGAAGATTATCTTGGTGAAGGCGTTGAAAAAGCGGTTATTACTGTTCCTGCATACTTTAACGATGCTGAGCGTCAAGCAACAAAAGATGCTGGTAAAATCGCTGGTCTTGAAGTAGAGCGTATTGTAAACGAACCAACTGCTGCAGCGCTTGCTTACGGTCTTGATAAAGAAGACGAAGATCAAACAATCCTAGTATTTGACCTTGGTGGTGGTACGTTCGACGTATCAATCCTTGAACTTGGTGGAGGCGTATTTGAGGTTAAGTCGACTGCTGGTGACAACCGTCTTGGTGGTGATGACTTTGACCAGGTGATCATTGATCACTTAGTTGCTGAATTCAAGAAAGATACAGGTGTTGATCTTGGTCAGGATAAGATGGCACTTCAACGTTTGAAAGATGCTGCTGAAAAAGCGAAGAAAGATCTTTCAGGTGTAGCACAAACTCAAATTTCTCTTCCATTTATCACAGCGGATGCTTCAGGTCCTAAACACCTTGAGCTTAACCTAACTCGTGCTAAATTCGAAGAGCTTTCTGCAAATCTTGTAGAGCGTACAATGGCACCTACTCGTCAGGCTCTTAAAGATGCTGGAATGTCACCTTCTGAACTTGATAAAGTAATTCTTGTTGGTGGATCTACTCGTATTCCTGCAGTACAAGATGCGATTAAGAAAGAAACAGGACAAGATCCACACAAAGGCGTTAACCCTGATGAAGTCGTTGCACTTGGTGCAGCAATTCAAGCTGGTGTCATTGCTGGAGATGTGAAAGACGTTGTTCTTCTTGACGTAACACCTCTTTCTCTCGGTATTGAAACAATGGGTGGCGTATTTACGAAGCTTATCGAGCGTAATACAACGATCCCAACTAGTAAGTCACAGACTTTCTCAACTGCAGCTGATAACCAACCTTCAGTTGACATTCATGTTCTTCAAGGTGAGCGCGAAATGGCTCAGTATAACAAGACTCTTGGTCGCTTCCAGCTGACTGATATTCCTCCAGCTCCACGAGGAACTCCGCAAATCGAAGTATCATTTGATATCGACAAAAACGGTATCGTGAACGTTCGTGCGAAGGATCTTGGTACGAATAAAGAACAGTCAATTACAATCAAATCTTCAAGCGGTCTATCAGATGATGAAATTGAAAACATGGTGAAAGACGCTGAAGCAAATGCTGAAGATGATAAGAAGCGTCGTGAAGAAGTTGAAACACGTAACGAAGCTGATCAGCTAGTGTTTACTACTGAAAAGACTCTTAAAGACCTTGAAGGTCAAGTAGAGGAAGAAGAAGTAACAAAAGCTAACGAAGCGAAAGATAAAGTAAAAGCAGCACTTGAAAATGACGACATTGAAGCAATTCGCACTGCGAAAGATGAGCTTCAAGAAATCGTTCAAGCACTTTCAATGAAAGTATATGAGCAAGCTGCACAAGCTCAACAAGCTCAAGCTGGCGAAGAAGGCGGAGCAGAGCAAGCAGATGATAACGTTGTTGACGCTGAATATGAAGAAGTAGACGACGACAAA
- the hemW gene encoding radical SAM family heme chaperone HemW, whose amino-acid sequence MVNAVYLHIPFCDYICHYCDFNKVFMQGQPVNDYLAHMDLEMKHTLEQFPTDRIETIFVGGGTPTALNEEQLERFLKDVQNRFGPYLCDSVEFSMEANPGSVTPEKLRIMKAYGVNRLSIGAQAFQDSLLNKLGRGHSVAEIGEIVRMAQNEGFMNLSLDLMFGLPDQTIPQFSESITKAIELGITHISSYSLQVEKKTVFYNKWRKGELPLPTEEAEADMYEILITRLEKAGLLQYEISNFAKPGYESKHNITYWKNNEYYGIGAGAHSYIDGVRRANAGPLKQYMTKIDESGFPYMDDNVLTENERMEEEMFMGLRMKEGVSKETFQKKFNHSIEDVFSEQINKLVQNQLIQDTGTHITLTEQGFFLGNEVFQEFLAI is encoded by the coding sequence ATGGTTAACGCTGTTTATTTACACATCCCTTTTTGTGATTATATTTGTCACTATTGTGATTTTAATAAAGTGTTTATGCAGGGACAGCCTGTAAATGATTATTTGGCTCATATGGATTTGGAAATGAAACATACCCTTGAACAGTTTCCGACGGATCGGATTGAAACTATCTTCGTAGGGGGAGGCACTCCTACCGCGCTCAATGAAGAGCAGCTAGAACGTTTTCTGAAGGATGTTCAAAATCGTTTTGGGCCTTATCTATGTGATTCTGTTGAATTTTCGATGGAAGCAAATCCAGGGAGCGTCACACCTGAAAAGCTAAGAATTATGAAAGCTTATGGGGTGAATCGCTTAAGTATAGGAGCTCAAGCATTCCAGGATTCTCTCCTAAATAAACTTGGGAGAGGGCATTCAGTTGCAGAAATTGGGGAAATTGTTCGGATGGCACAGAATGAAGGTTTTATGAATCTTTCCTTAGATCTTATGTTCGGTTTACCAGATCAAACAATTCCTCAGTTTTCAGAGTCAATTACGAAAGCGATTGAATTGGGAATCACGCACATTTCTTCTTATTCCTTACAAGTAGAGAAAAAAACGGTTTTCTACAATAAATGGCGTAAAGGTGAATTACCGCTTCCTACCGAAGAAGCAGAAGCTGATATGTATGAAATTCTGATAACGCGTCTTGAAAAAGCTGGTCTATTGCAATATGAGATTAGCAATTTCGCAAAACCAGGTTATGAAAGCAAACACAATATTACGTATTGGAAGAATAATGAGTACTACGGAATAGGTGCTGGTGCTCACAGCTATATTGATGGGGTTAGAAGGGCAAATGCCGGTCCTCTCAAGCAGTATATGACGAAGATCGATGAAAGTGGTTTTCCATATATGGATGATAACGTTCTAACGGAAAACGAGCGAATGGAAGAAGAAATGTTTATGGGCCTCCGCATGAAAGAAGGGGTTTCAAAAGAAACGTTTCAAAAGAAGTTCAATCACTCGATCGAAGATGTATTTAGCGAGCAAATCAATAAGCTCGTTCAAAATCAACTTATACAAGACACCGGAACACACATTACCTTAACAGAACAAGGTTTCTTTTTAGGTAACGAAGTGTTTCAGGAATTTCTTGCGATTTAG